In Agromyces sp. 3263, a single genomic region encodes these proteins:
- a CDS encoding glycosyltransferase, with product MPRTLELAPTTERRLLLAASTGGHLAQLVRLAPGLGASDESLWVTFDSLQEKSLLAGRNVLHVPYVGPRDYVALYAAWRRISSELKGQRFDAAVSTGSALALAALPAARLAGMPALYIESVSRVDGPSLSGRVLAMSRLAEMRTQHATWSNGRWKVHPSVLNDYVSGRRAIDTRRPLKIFITLGTIKGFAFDALVDRILDLGIANEDTVWQLGSTPPRRDLPGTVRSFVDAAEFEAYALDADVVITHAGVGTILGLIDLGIYPLAVVRRKRRGEHVDDHQQQIAGMLNDLDIGRGAEVDDLDRGVIESAARRWTSVRDRTVTAERSDASRTSGERA from the coding sequence ATGCCTAGGACACTCGAACTGGCCCCGACCACCGAGCGACGGCTGCTGCTCGCGGCGTCGACGGGCGGCCACCTCGCCCAACTGGTGCGGCTGGCGCCGGGGCTCGGCGCGTCCGACGAGTCCCTCTGGGTCACGTTCGACTCGCTGCAGGAGAAGTCGCTGCTCGCGGGCCGGAACGTGCTCCACGTGCCGTACGTCGGGCCGCGCGACTACGTCGCGCTCTATGCGGCGTGGCGGCGCATCTCATCCGAACTCAAGGGCCAGCGCTTCGACGCGGCGGTGAGCACAGGCTCCGCGCTCGCGCTCGCCGCCCTCCCGGCCGCTCGCCTGGCCGGCATGCCGGCCCTGTACATCGAGAGCGTCTCCCGAGTCGACGGACCATCGCTCTCCGGGCGGGTCCTCGCGATGTCGCGGCTCGCCGAGATGCGGACCCAGCACGCGACCTGGTCGAACGGGCGTTGGAAGGTGCATCCGAGCGTCCTGAACGACTACGTGAGCGGCCGGCGGGCGATCGACACGCGGCGCCCGCTGAAGATCTTCATCACGCTCGGCACCATCAAGGGTTTCGCGTTCGATGCGCTCGTCGACCGCATCCTCGACCTGGGCATCGCGAATGAGGACACGGTGTGGCAGTTGGGGAGCACACCGCCCCGACGCGACCTCCCCGGAACGGTGCGGTCCTTCGTCGACGCGGCCGAGTTCGAGGCCTATGCGCTGGACGCGGACGTCGTCATCACCCACGCCGGAGTGGGAACGATCCTCGGGCTCATCGACCTCGGGATCTACCCGCTCGCGGTGGTGCGACGAAAGCGCCGCGGCGAGCACGTGGACGATCACCAGCAGCAGATCGCCGGCATGCTCAACGATCTCGACATCGGCAGGGGCGCCGAGGTCGATGACCTGGACCGCGGCGTCATCGAGTCGGCCGCCCGCCGATGGACCAGCGTCCGCGACCGGACCGTGACCGCAGAACGCTCCGACGCGAGCCGCACGAGTGGAGAACGAGCATGA
- a CDS encoding polysaccharide pyruvyl transferase family protein, which translates to MSQAQIFVPGVGQYENIGDIILRRQLIAWLRPLGRLHVYVGPSPAGYATALGVGDDDVVYRSFGAWYRAGLRSAARGDGSYVFKPGEIQLTLVGMKEHLSMLPMAGLMRARGGRVARIGAGSRNFAPLPRLLITPSIMLSQLTAWRDVKTVEYLGRGELMPDLAFAEGPDDFDHSGTRDTIVVSMRVDRPLPTTEWIRGIRSFADANGLRIVVATQVLPDSPRSIWLADRLGAELQDWDGTDHEGQELALRETYRRTALAVSDRMHVLIAAYTEGAVPIALLVDRSDKIDRHFQAAGIQDVSVATDGMDAAGIEERLGDVLSRRAEMMAALATAKADLETVRSELARLLTDDRTPVLAEAR; encoded by the coding sequence ATGAGCCAGGCGCAGATCTTCGTCCCGGGTGTCGGGCAGTACGAGAACATCGGCGACATCATCCTGCGTCGCCAGCTCATCGCGTGGCTGCGGCCGCTCGGCCGGCTCCACGTCTACGTGGGTCCATCGCCCGCCGGCTACGCGACCGCGCTCGGCGTCGGGGACGATGACGTCGTCTACCGCTCGTTCGGAGCCTGGTATCGCGCCGGACTTCGATCGGCCGCCCGGGGGGACGGGTCGTACGTGTTCAAGCCCGGCGAGATCCAGCTCACTCTCGTCGGCATGAAGGAACACCTGAGCATGCTCCCCATGGCCGGCCTGATGCGGGCACGGGGCGGGCGAGTAGCCAGGATCGGCGCCGGCTCACGGAACTTCGCACCCCTGCCGAGGCTCCTGATCACCCCGTCGATCATGCTCTCCCAGTTGACGGCATGGCGGGACGTGAAGACCGTCGAGTACCTCGGACGCGGCGAGCTCATGCCCGACCTCGCCTTCGCCGAGGGTCCCGACGACTTCGACCACTCGGGCACGAGGGACACCATCGTCGTGTCGATGCGCGTCGACCGCCCCCTCCCCACGACGGAGTGGATCAGGGGCATCCGCTCGTTCGCCGACGCGAACGGCCTGCGCATCGTCGTCGCCACCCAGGTGCTCCCGGACAGCCCTCGATCGATCTGGCTCGCCGATCGACTCGGTGCGGAGCTGCAGGACTGGGACGGGACGGATCACGAGGGCCAGGAGCTCGCGCTGCGGGAGACGTATCGCAGGACGGCGCTCGCGGTCAGCGACCGCATGCACGTGCTCATCGCCGCGTACACCGAGGGCGCGGTTCCGATCGCACTCCTCGTCGACCGGTCGGACAAGATCGACCGGCACTTCCAGGCGGCCGGCATCCAGGACGTGTCGGTGGCCACCGACGGCATGGATGCGGCCGGCATCGAGGAGCGTCTCGGCGACGTCCTCTCCCGCCGGGCGGAGATGATGGCGGCGCTGGCCACGGCCAAGGCCGACCTGGAGACGGTGCGCAGCGAGCTCGCCCGTCTCCTGACCGACGACCGGACGCCCGTCCTGGCGGAGGCGCGCTGA
- a CDS encoding glycosyltransferase family 4 protein, whose product MTGDRSSTILGHDLVAWHVGRRGEVAGGMTQVVNAYTAWDFESFDIRVIPSRDGSRGLRAYLLFLRAVVAVRRLRDPERNLVVVHLSQGGSFVREGYLLRLASRRGFATIAHLHGSSFVDYANATPERVGPVLHAASRVFVLSEATRAAVAGFIPEERIEIVPNAVASAPAAEKHPRIVFGGKVSTRKGVDVLVDAWRALEPDGTWHLEIAGPVAEPELVPGDLPHATVFGSLPHAELLALLDSAAVAVLPSRDEAMPMFILEAMARDACVIATDVGGIPAVLGDGAGILVPAGDVEALRRALASVMTSEPTRRRVVERAQRTFAEHYSASALYPRLERLWRDALDR is encoded by the coding sequence ATGACCGGGGACCGCAGCTCCACGATCCTCGGGCACGACCTGGTGGCGTGGCACGTCGGTCGGCGCGGCGAGGTGGCCGGCGGCATGACCCAGGTCGTCAACGCCTACACCGCCTGGGATTTCGAGTCCTTCGACATCCGCGTGATCCCGTCGCGCGACGGGAGCCGCGGCCTCAGGGCGTACCTGCTCTTCCTGCGCGCCGTCGTGGCGGTGCGGAGGCTTCGAGACCCCGAGCGGAACCTCGTCGTGGTGCACCTCTCGCAGGGGGGCTCCTTCGTGCGCGAAGGCTATCTGCTCCGCCTGGCCAGCCGCCGCGGCTTCGCCACGATCGCCCACCTCCACGGAAGCAGCTTCGTCGACTACGCGAACGCGACTCCCGAACGCGTCGGCCCGGTGCTTCACGCCGCCTCGCGGGTCTTCGTGCTGAGCGAGGCGACCCGCGCCGCCGTCGCCGGCTTCATCCCGGAGGAACGGATCGAGATCGTACCCAACGCGGTGGCGTCCGCACCCGCCGCGGAGAAGCATCCGCGGATCGTCTTCGGCGGCAAGGTGTCGACGAGGAAGGGCGTCGACGTCCTCGTCGACGCCTGGCGGGCGCTCGAGCCCGACGGCACCTGGCACCTCGAGATCGCGGGTCCGGTCGCCGAACCCGAGCTCGTGCCGGGCGACCTCCCGCATGCCACCGTGTTCGGCTCGCTCCCGCACGCCGAGCTCCTCGCCCTGCTCGACTCGGCGGCGGTCGCCGTGCTGCCGTCGCGTGACGAGGCCATGCCGATGTTCATCCTCGAGGCGATGGCCCGGGATGCCTGCGTGATCGCCACCGACGTCGGCGGCATTCCCGCGGTGCTCGGCGACGGAGCCGGGATCCTCGTCCCCGCCGGTGACGTCGAGGCCCTGCGCAGGGCGCTCGCCAGCGTGATGACCTCGGAGCCGACGCGGCGCCGCGTGGTCGAACGCGCACAGCGGACGTTCGCCGAGCACTACTCGGCCTCGGCGCTCTACCCCCGACTCGAGCGGCTGTGGCGTGACGCCCTCGACCGCTGA
- a CDS encoding YdcF family protein produces MTPSTAEAAEPVAATGAARPRTAARRLRRAVGAAAITIGALVVAFILVGLPLYVFPAVDAVPAQADVAYVIGPPTPARIALARELIETGAADEMLISVPGDALAEGTPSRGRFSACNLPGGDVLCRAPDPATTQGEARLLAETAQEQGWDSAIVITMTPHVSRARMIIDRCFDGELTMRAVSDQPSGLGGWVHQYLYQSGAFIKALAAPGC; encoded by the coding sequence GTGACGCCCTCGACCGCTGAGGCCGCTGAGCCCGTTGCGGCAACCGGGGCCGCCCGCCCCCGGACCGCCGCGAGGCGCCTACGCCGTGCCGTCGGCGCGGCGGCCATCACCATCGGGGCGCTCGTCGTCGCGTTCATCCTGGTCGGGCTTCCCCTGTACGTCTTCCCTGCGGTCGATGCGGTGCCGGCCCAGGCCGACGTGGCCTACGTGATCGGCCCGCCGACGCCCGCGCGGATCGCGCTCGCGCGCGAGCTCATCGAGACGGGCGCGGCCGACGAGATGCTGATCTCGGTCCCCGGCGACGCCCTCGCCGAGGGCACGCCGTCGCGTGGCCGTTTCAGCGCGTGCAACCTTCCGGGGGGCGACGTGCTGTGCCGGGCGCCCGACCCCGCCACCACGCAGGGCGAGGCGCGGCTCCTCGCCGAGACGGCACAGGAGCAGGGCTGGGACAGTGCCATCGTCATCACGATGACGCCGCACGTATCGCGTGCTCGCATGATCATCGACCGGTGCTTCGACGGTGAGCTGACCATGCGGGCCGTCTCCGACCAGCCGTCGGGACTGGGCGGCTGGGTGCACCAGTACCTCTACCAGAGCGGCGCGTTCATCAAGGCCCTGGCCGCACCCGGCTGCTGA
- a CDS encoding acyltransferase family protein has translation MTAASPPRLHYLDGLRASLMVLGIPYHSALAFSGLPWLVGADAPSPLLIAFAEFLHIWRMPTFFIVAGFFALMVVRRRGPRRWYAGRLQRLGIPLLFGIAVLSPIQWAIIAASRGAGGRSIWDFMVAQWSHPGSYWTMHLWFLVVLLLYSGVLALLFVPPIRRHVARATATITGRLAGWRFGLLAYLAASSAIVVLGLAVWTAGGIAGLLSNLVSRNLVIYAPAFLTGLVLAFRPAYLERFMRLGRTPLLVLGLVTAAYFIGMALAGASDAPAALVTQAVLWPVAGLVWAALAFKVATRVFRERSRIVDWLVDSSLVVYLVHQPLVLGFALLFIGAGVPSLVGFVLTVILTALVAGIVYELVNCVSVLRFLMTGSAAPGTGLLSGAGPISSRVRPGP, from the coding sequence GTGACCGCCGCATCGCCGCCCCGGCTGCACTACCTCGACGGGCTCCGGGCGTCGCTCATGGTGCTCGGCATCCCCTACCACTCGGCGCTCGCGTTCTCGGGGCTGCCCTGGCTCGTCGGCGCTGACGCCCCCTCGCCACTCCTCATCGCCTTCGCCGAGTTCCTCCACATCTGGCGGATGCCCACGTTCTTCATCGTGGCCGGCTTCTTCGCGCTCATGGTCGTCCGCAGGCGGGGTCCCCGTCGCTGGTACGCCGGACGACTGCAGCGACTCGGGATCCCGCTCCTCTTCGGCATCGCGGTGCTCAGCCCCATCCAGTGGGCCATCATCGCGGCATCGCGAGGCGCCGGTGGTCGCTCGATCTGGGACTTCATGGTCGCGCAGTGGTCGCATCCCGGCTCCTACTGGACGATGCACCTCTGGTTCCTGGTCGTGCTGCTCCTCTACTCGGGCGTGCTCGCGCTGCTCTTCGTGCCGCCCATCCGCCGGCACGTCGCTCGAGCGACGGCCACGATCACCGGCCGCCTGGCGGGCTGGCGGTTCGGCCTCCTCGCCTACCTCGCCGCGTCGTCGGCGATCGTCGTCCTCGGCCTCGCGGTGTGGACGGCCGGTGGCATCGCGGGCCTGCTCTCGAACCTCGTCTCCCGCAATCTCGTCATCTATGCACCGGCCTTCCTCACCGGTCTCGTCCTCGCCTTCCGCCCCGCGTACCTGGAGCGGTTCATGCGGCTCGGCAGGACGCCCTTGCTCGTCCTCGGCCTCGTCACTGCGGCGTACTTCATCGGCATGGCGCTGGCCGGGGCATCCGATGCGCCTGCGGCGCTCGTGACCCAGGCCGTGCTCTGGCCCGTCGCCGGGCTCGTCTGGGCCGCGCTCGCGTTCAAGGTGGCGACGCGGGTCTTCCGCGAGCGGTCGCGCATCGTCGACTGGCTGGTCGACTCGTCACTCGTCGTCTACCTCGTGCACCAGCCGCTCGTGCTGGGCTTCGCGCTCCTCTTCATCGGTGCGGGGGTTCCCTCGCTCGTCGGCTTCGTCCTCACCGTGATCCTGACGGCGCTGGTCGCCGGTATCGTCTATGAGCTCGTCAACTGCGTGTCCGTGCTGCGCTTCCTGATGACCGGTTCCGCCGCCCCGGGAACCGGCCTGCTCAGCGGCGCAGGGCCGATCAGCAGCCGGGTGCGGCCAGGGCCTTGA
- a CDS encoding cellulose synthase operon protein YhjQ/BcsQ, with the protein MEFTEVVRTIGRNWVLIVVTVLAASVIGWLVASTSAPTYTAESKVMLSAVTVTAAPQEQVQGNNLVIQQMGTYTALVSTPLVLQPTIDQLALDSTPVELAEDISATPVEGTAILTITAEGEDAASAAALADALAANFVAVISDPAAGVGVPGTIAGRVVQQAEPPEDPSSLPPIVVVAIAFAAGLVLALLLVVLREVSNTRVRNGRDLRRATGANVLGTIPRVRGRARASIVTAMERKGFGEAVRLVRLQLKHLLAGPQPVVAFTSPAGREGKTTVAASVALALAEDGTRVTLVDANLRAPRLASLFGISAEGGLDAVLMGSAPVAAVELATVAPGLDVLPAGKVGAGSSELLGSARMHELVRALSKQCDIVILDAGSAGDVADASELAAVATGFVMVVRAGRTRASRLRNAEANVRGVDSTLFGVVFDDVPTSGPDARA; encoded by the coding sequence GTGGAATTCACCGAGGTCGTGCGCACGATCGGCAGGAACTGGGTCCTCATCGTCGTCACGGTGCTCGCCGCGTCCGTCATCGGCTGGCTCGTCGCGTCGACCAGCGCGCCGACGTACACCGCCGAGAGCAAGGTGATGCTGAGTGCGGTGACGGTCACGGCCGCCCCGCAGGAACAGGTGCAGGGCAACAACCTGGTCATCCAGCAGATGGGCACCTACACGGCGCTGGTCTCCACCCCGCTCGTGCTCCAGCCCACGATCGACCAGCTGGCGCTCGACAGCACGCCGGTCGAGCTCGCCGAGGACATCAGCGCGACGCCGGTGGAGGGGACCGCCATCCTCACGATCACCGCGGAGGGCGAGGACGCCGCGAGTGCGGCGGCCCTCGCCGACGCCCTCGCAGCGAACTTCGTGGCGGTCATCAGCGATCCGGCCGCCGGCGTCGGCGTCCCCGGCACGATCGCCGGGCGCGTCGTGCAGCAGGCCGAGCCGCCGGAGGATCCGAGCAGCCTGCCTCCGATCGTCGTCGTCGCCATCGCGTTCGCCGCCGGGCTCGTGCTCGCGCTGCTGCTCGTCGTGCTCCGCGAGGTCTCGAACACCCGCGTGCGCAACGGCCGGGACCTCAGGAGGGCGACGGGTGCGAACGTGCTCGGCACCATCCCACGCGTGCGAGGCCGGGCACGCGCGTCCATCGTGACGGCCATGGAGCGCAAGGGATTCGGTGAAGCCGTCCGGCTCGTCCGCCTCCAGCTCAAGCACCTGCTGGCCGGACCGCAGCCCGTGGTCGCCTTCACTTCCCCTGCGGGCCGGGAGGGCAAGACCACGGTCGCCGCGAGCGTCGCGCTCGCGCTCGCCGAGGACGGCACGCGGGTGACGCTCGTCGATGCCAACCTGCGCGCCCCGCGGCTCGCATCGCTCTTCGGCATCTCGGCCGAGGGCGGGCTCGATGCCGTGCTCATGGGCTCGGCGCCGGTCGCGGCCGTCGAGCTGGCCACCGTCGCGCCCGGGCTCGACGTGCTCCCCGCCGGCAAGGTGGGCGCCGGGTCCAGCGAACTGCTGGGATCCGCCCGGATGCACGAGCTCGTGCGTGCACTGTCGAAGCAGTGCGACATCGTGATCCTCGATGCCGGATCGGCGGGAGACGTGGCCGACGCCAGTGAGCTCGCGGCCGTCGCGACCGGATTCGTGATGGTGGTGCGGGCCGGGAGGACCCGTGCGTCGCGGCTCCGCAACGCGGAGGCGAACGTGCGCGGCGTCGACAGCACCCTGTTCGGCGTGGTGTTCGACGACGTCCCCACGTCCGGCCCCGACGCGCGGGCCTGA